From a region of the Puniceicoccus vermicola genome:
- the nadB gene encoding L-aspartate oxidase produces MKTFEFDAVVVGSGIAGLSFALGLASRGRSVCIVTKKNRAESNTNYAQGGIACVTSSTDDFQMHVEDTLEAGDGLCNREVVNQIVQEGPARIKEMIEIGVDFSQLEDGRVSLGKEGGHSKRRILHVKDVTGRAIEQALLHAINEHPNIEVREHCMAIDLITTRKLKKFGFNTTDEDNRVAGIYCFNEADHSVFALRTPAVLLATGGIGQVYQFTTNPDIATGDGVAMAYRAGAEIRNLEFVQFHPTAFFARDGKRFLISEAVRGEGAILRNSDGEPFMERYHPRKDLAPRDVVARAIDSEMKRSGAEHVFLDITSKSKEELEERFPTIYAHCRENGIQIEKELIPVVPAAHYLCGGVATSLTAETSLKGLYACGEVACTGLHGANRLASNSLLEALVLAHRGVESVDQFLSDHPEEIRNLPPWVDGNVSNSDERVILFHNWSELKRTLWDYVGIVRTTKRLERARARIQLLSREINDYYWNFRVEPMLLELRNMVQVADLMVQCALQRKESRGLHYILDYPSLSPEALDTKIIR; encoded by the coding sequence TTGAAGACTTTCGAATTTGATGCCGTTGTCGTTGGCAGCGGAATAGCCGGTTTGAGTTTTGCACTCGGGCTCGCCTCACGAGGCCGCTCCGTCTGCATCGTCACCAAAAAAAATCGGGCGGAATCGAACACCAACTACGCTCAAGGCGGGATCGCCTGCGTAACCTCGAGCACCGACGATTTCCAGATGCACGTCGAAGACACCCTCGAGGCGGGGGATGGTCTCTGCAACCGTGAGGTCGTCAACCAGATCGTCCAAGAGGGTCCGGCACGCATCAAGGAGATGATCGAGATCGGGGTGGATTTCTCTCAACTTGAGGACGGACGGGTTTCTCTCGGCAAAGAAGGAGGGCACTCCAAGCGCCGTATTCTCCACGTAAAAGACGTCACTGGACGCGCCATCGAGCAAGCGCTGCTTCACGCGATCAACGAGCACCCCAACATCGAGGTGCGCGAGCACTGCATGGCGATCGACCTGATCACCACTCGGAAGCTCAAAAAGTTCGGATTCAACACGACCGATGAGGACAATCGGGTTGCCGGCATCTATTGCTTCAATGAAGCCGACCATTCTGTCTTCGCCCTCCGGACACCAGCCGTTCTCCTCGCCACAGGAGGGATCGGCCAAGTATACCAATTTACCACCAATCCGGACATCGCCACTGGTGACGGAGTCGCAATGGCCTACCGCGCCGGAGCCGAAATCCGCAATCTCGAGTTCGTCCAGTTTCACCCGACCGCCTTCTTCGCGCGCGACGGAAAACGCTTTCTCATCAGCGAAGCGGTCCGCGGCGAAGGCGCCATCCTCCGCAACAGTGACGGCGAACCCTTCATGGAGCGCTATCACCCACGCAAGGATCTCGCTCCACGCGATGTAGTCGCCCGTGCCATCGACTCCGAGATGAAACGTTCGGGGGCTGAGCACGTCTTCCTCGACATCACCTCCAAATCGAAGGAGGAGCTCGAAGAGCGCTTCCCCACCATTTACGCCCATTGCCGGGAGAACGGGATCCAGATTGAGAAAGAGCTGATCCCCGTAGTCCCCGCCGCCCACTACTTGTGCGGAGGAGTCGCTACCTCCCTCACGGCGGAAACATCGCTCAAGGGACTTTACGCTTGTGGCGAGGTAGCCTGCACTGGCCTCCACGGAGCCAATCGGCTCGCCAGCAACTCTCTCCTCGAGGCGCTCGTTCTCGCCCACAGGGGGGTCGAGTCCGTTGATCAGTTTTTATCCGATCATCCCGAGGAAATCCGTAACCTGCCGCCTTGGGTCGACGGGAACGTCAGCAACTCGGACGAGCGTGTCATTCTCTTCCACAACTGGAGCGAGCTCAAACGCACCCTGTGGGACTACGTCGGCATCGTCCGCACCACGAAACGACTCGAGCGCGCACGGGCCCGCATCCAGCTCCTTTCCCGCGAGATCAACGACTACTACTGGAACTTCCGGGTTGAACCGATGCTCCTCGAACTCCGCAACATGGTTCAGGTGGCCGACCTCATGGTCCAGTGCGCGCTCCAACGCAAAGAGAGCCGCGGACTCCACTACATTCTCGACTACCCTTCTCTTTCCCCGGAAGCCCTCGATACCAAGATCATTCGCTGA
- a CDS encoding FAD-dependent oxidoreductase, which produces MSLEGKNVLVVGAGISGLMVATRLQQSGAKVKIVEKGRGFGGRMATRRMEGARLDHGAQFVTVRSEEFGSWIKKWKASGTIQEWFRRAPWDSSPEEHPRYCGVSGMTDIPKALAADLDVDRSVRLTGTEWSTEGWRAHSESGEIYESDILILTAPVPQSVDLLRGSGISLSQEDWDGLCGIDYDPCLSGLLILDGPSGIPEPGAMKLQEGCLVWIGDNSRKGISPDVSAVTVHSTPDFARRYWDVPNEERLPLLQQAAEPYLSAKIVSGAVHRWRFNVPLSFWKSDFFWDESFSLGLAGDAFGGARVEAAALSGWALGSHLRG; this is translated from the coding sequence GTGAGCTTAGAAGGAAAGAACGTTCTCGTCGTCGGGGCAGGAATCTCCGGCTTGATGGTGGCGACCCGATTGCAGCAATCCGGTGCGAAGGTGAAGATCGTTGAGAAAGGGCGAGGCTTTGGCGGCCGGATGGCTACCCGACGGATGGAGGGCGCACGACTCGATCACGGCGCCCAGTTTGTGACCGTGCGATCCGAGGAGTTTGGGAGCTGGATCAAAAAATGGAAGGCGTCCGGTACGATACAGGAATGGTTTCGACGGGCACCCTGGGATTCTTCTCCAGAGGAACATCCTCGATATTGTGGAGTTTCGGGGATGACGGATATCCCGAAAGCATTGGCTGCCGATCTCGATGTGGATCGATCGGTTCGCCTTACTGGGACAGAATGGTCTACGGAAGGGTGGAGGGCTCACTCCGAGTCGGGCGAGATTTACGAATCGGATATTCTGATTTTGACGGCGCCAGTTCCTCAATCGGTCGACCTTCTCCGGGGTTCCGGGATTTCGTTGTCACAGGAGGATTGGGACGGTCTCTGTGGAATCGACTACGATCCCTGTCTCTCGGGCTTGTTGATTCTCGATGGGCCCAGTGGGATCCCTGAGCCGGGAGCGATGAAGCTGCAGGAGGGCTGTCTTGTCTGGATTGGGGACAATTCGCGCAAGGGCATTTCTCCAGATGTGTCGGCGGTAACCGTGCACAGCACTCCGGATTTTGCCAGAAGGTATTGGGACGTCCCGAATGAGGAGCGATTGCCTCTCTTGCAGCAGGCTGCGGAGCCCTACTTGAGTGCGAAAATCGTTTCGGGTGCCGTCCATCGCTGGCGTTTCAATGTGCCTCTGTCGTTCTGGAAGTCTGATTTCTTCTGGGACGAGTCATTTTCGCTCGGGCTCGCAGGGGATGCTTTTGGCGGAGCCAGGGTTGAGGCAGCGGCTCTCTCCGGATGGGCTCTCGGTTCCCATCTCAGAGGGTAG
- a CDS encoding TIGR01777 family oxidoreductase, with translation MTEEENQSWKIAITGGTGMIGSAVRKSLEKAGHEVRVISRSGDEGTILWQPDEGKIDEDALTGTDAVIHLAGEPIAQRWTGEVRERIYSSRVRSTRLLVRALRDLPTPPKVFLSASGINFYPPTPMGAQLDESAGEGTDFLSRVCHHWEGEARKAEEFIPRVCRLRTAVVLSPEGGALAKLLPIFKSGVGGRIGSGEQPFPWISLEDYTRICLHLIFQSSYSGAVNLVAPDAVTNEEFVKTLADALDRPAVLPVPKVMVRMAFGEMGISTLYEGVDAAPAVLQADSFEFRHPKLGPALAEILG, from the coding sequence ATGACCGAAGAGGAGAATCAGAGTTGGAAAATCGCAATCACCGGCGGAACGGGAATGATCGGATCCGCAGTCCGGAAATCGCTGGAGAAAGCGGGGCACGAGGTCCGGGTGATCAGTCGTTCCGGTGACGAAGGAACGATTCTTTGGCAGCCGGATGAGGGTAAAATCGACGAAGATGCTCTCACCGGAACGGATGCGGTCATTCATCTGGCCGGTGAGCCGATTGCCCAGCGTTGGACCGGTGAAGTCCGGGAGCGCATCTATTCAAGCCGGGTTCGCTCGACTCGTCTTCTGGTTCGGGCCCTCCGGGATTTACCCACTCCTCCAAAGGTTTTTCTCTCGGCTTCTGGAATCAACTTCTACCCACCAACACCGATGGGTGCCCAATTGGATGAGTCCGCCGGGGAGGGCACGGACTTTCTTTCGCGGGTCTGCCATCACTGGGAGGGAGAGGCGCGAAAGGCCGAGGAATTCATCCCGCGCGTATGCAGGTTGCGGACAGCAGTCGTCCTCTCCCCGGAGGGCGGAGCGTTGGCGAAGCTGCTTCCGATCTTCAAGTCCGGAGTGGGTGGGCGTATCGGCTCAGGAGAGCAACCGTTCCCTTGGATTTCCCTCGAAGATTATACACGGATCTGTCTCCACCTGATTTTTCAGTCCTCCTATTCAGGCGCGGTGAATCTAGTCGCTCCCGACGCGGTGACCAACGAGGAGTTTGTGAAAACTCTGGCCGATGCGCTGGACCGCCCCGCCGTTTTGCCCGTCCCGAAGGTGATGGTGCGGATGGCTTTCGGTGAGATGGGGATCTCGACTTTGTACGAAGGGGTGGATGCGGCTCCGGCGGTTCTTCAGGCGGACTCTTTTGAATTCCGGCACCCCAAATTGGGACCAGCGCTTGCGGAGATCCTCGGGTAG
- a CDS encoding phospholipase D-like domain-containing protein — MRFLLLLFLIFILTVGLLGFYHIAKPLPDGLDYRGTDRILGPEEIQFYSDVTARTEGGERWMRQEIFEELFRQIREAEGFVVADFFLINEFAGGVPEGADVESLSEGLIDALVEARTKNPEMPIILISDPLNTLYGAVEQPLFETLGRNGIEVVLTDIRQLRDSNRVFSPFWRTLFQWWGDPKGDLISNPIGEGEIGLPAMLELLNFKANHRKTLVTADREGNLKGFVTSGNPHSASALHGNVAIAFEGALAADLLRTEQAVYRMTTGNEFPQKIQKYLEREYGPVSGNETSLSAVILTEKAIKRELLDRIDRLERADQADLALFYFSDMDLRAALARAVQRGAKVRLLMDPNKDAFGREKNGIPNRQVAEWLVNQGVEVRWYLTEGEQFHSKMALFQYGKVQDTLVLGSANWTRRNLDNLNLETSVSITGPSTSPVFISAGDYFDFVWTNRFQRGREGVPSDLVTSAKFSEYRDSSPFRKILYWIMEKSGASTF, encoded by the coding sequence ATGCGGTTTTTGCTCCTTCTCTTTCTCATCTTTATCCTGACCGTGGGCCTTCTCGGATTTTATCACATCGCGAAGCCTCTTCCGGATGGTCTTGATTATCGGGGGACCGACCGAATCCTCGGGCCCGAGGAAATCCAATTCTACTCCGATGTGACGGCTCGCACGGAGGGCGGAGAACGGTGGATGCGGCAGGAGATTTTTGAGGAATTGTTTCGTCAGATCCGTGAGGCCGAGGGATTTGTTGTTGCCGATTTCTTTCTGATCAACGAGTTCGCGGGTGGGGTTCCCGAAGGCGCGGACGTGGAGTCTCTTTCGGAGGGGTTGATCGACGCATTGGTCGAGGCTCGAACGAAGAATCCGGAGATGCCGATCATCCTCATTTCGGATCCCCTGAATACTCTTTACGGGGCGGTCGAGCAGCCTCTTTTTGAAACTTTGGGGCGCAACGGCATCGAGGTAGTGTTGACTGATATTCGTCAACTGAGGGACAGCAACCGGGTCTTTTCTCCTTTCTGGCGAACCCTTTTTCAATGGTGGGGAGATCCGAAGGGCGATTTGATTTCCAACCCGATTGGTGAAGGGGAAATCGGTTTGCCGGCGATGTTGGAGTTACTGAATTTTAAGGCGAATCATCGCAAGACGCTGGTGACCGCTGACCGAGAAGGGAATTTGAAAGGTTTTGTGACCTCGGGCAATCCCCACAGTGCCAGCGCACTTCATGGAAACGTGGCGATCGCCTTTGAAGGGGCGCTTGCGGCCGACCTCTTGCGAACCGAGCAAGCGGTTTATCGAATGACGACCGGAAATGAGTTTCCTCAGAAGATCCAGAAATATTTAGAACGTGAATACGGCCCAGTCTCGGGGAATGAAACCAGTCTCTCGGCGGTGATCTTGACCGAAAAGGCGATCAAGCGGGAACTTTTGGATCGAATTGATCGGCTGGAGCGGGCCGATCAGGCCGACCTGGCTCTCTTCTACTTTTCGGATATGGATCTTCGGGCGGCCCTGGCTCGGGCGGTCCAGCGGGGGGCGAAGGTGCGCTTGCTAATGGATCCCAATAAGGATGCTTTCGGCCGCGAGAAAAATGGGATCCCAAACCGCCAGGTGGCGGAGTGGCTTGTGAATCAAGGAGTGGAAGTCCGGTGGTATCTTACGGAGGGCGAGCAGTTCCACTCCAAGATGGCTCTATTTCAATATGGGAAGGTTCAGGATACGCTGGTTCTCGGATCGGCCAACTGGACTCGCAGGAATCTCGACAATCTGAATCTGGAAACCTCGGTGAGCATTACCGGCCCGTCCACGAGCCCGGTCTTCATCAGTGCGGGAGATTATTTCGACTTTGTTTGGACGAATCGATTCCAACGTGGACGGGAAGGGGTTCCTTCAGATCTCGTGACCAGTGCGAAGTTCAGTGAGTATCGCGATTCGTCTCCGTTCCGGAAAATTCTCTACTGGATCATGGAGAAATCCGGCGCGAGCACTTTCTGA
- a CDS encoding LL-diaminopimelate aminotransferase, which translates to MEESFIQSQFSDRIGGQSFGKDTAIYKFEKIKRAKRAAVKEHPKKALIDMGVGEPDQMAYPEVVQTLQHEAALSENRGYADNGSESFKKVAAHYMEKVFGVTGLDTENEILHSIGSKTALSMLPACFINPGDVVLMTTPGYPVLGTHAKYYGGEVYNMELKEENGFLPDLKAVPADVLKKAKMMVLNYPNNPTGASATKEFFEEVVEFAKKNEIIVIQDAAYAALIFEGEPLSILQVPGGKDVAIELHSLSKGFNMTGWRIGFVVGNPLIVSAYGHVKDNSDSGQFLAIQKAGEAALSRPWITQEISAKYSRRMGKLVEALRFSGFDAKKPSGSFFLYVKAPKSAKPESGGDAIEFATGEDFSQWLIRNELVSTVPWDDVGAYVRFSVTFEAHGEENEKRVIDEIRNRLAKYEFSF; encoded by the coding sequence ATGGAAGAATCTTTCATTCAGTCGCAATTTTCCGATCGGATCGGGGGTCAGAGCTTTGGCAAGGATACTGCCATCTATAAGTTCGAGAAGATTAAACGGGCGAAGCGTGCTGCGGTGAAGGAGCACCCCAAGAAGGCTCTCATTGATATGGGAGTGGGTGAGCCCGACCAAATGGCCTACCCGGAGGTGGTCCAGACTCTGCAACACGAGGCCGCATTGAGCGAGAATCGGGGGTATGCCGACAATGGATCGGAGTCCTTTAAAAAGGTCGCCGCTCATTATATGGAAAAAGTTTTCGGAGTGACCGGTCTCGATACGGAAAACGAGATCCTGCACTCGATCGGCTCAAAGACCGCTCTCTCGATGTTGCCCGCCTGCTTCATCAATCCCGGCGACGTGGTTTTGATGACGACTCCCGGTTATCCCGTTTTGGGGACTCACGCCAAATACTACGGCGGCGAGGTCTACAACATGGAGCTCAAGGAGGAGAATGGATTTTTGCCAGACCTGAAGGCCGTCCCTGCGGATGTTCTCAAGAAGGCCAAGATGATGGTCCTCAACTATCCGAACAACCCGACCGGTGCTTCCGCGACGAAGGAATTTTTTGAAGAGGTAGTCGAGTTTGCGAAAAAGAACGAGATCATCGTCATTCAGGATGCAGCCTATGCGGCTCTCATTTTTGAAGGCGAGCCGCTATCGATTTTGCAGGTCCCGGGAGGGAAGGATGTGGCCATCGAGCTGCATTCGCTCTCAAAGGGTTTCAATATGACCGGTTGGCGCATCGGTTTCGTCGTCGGAAATCCTCTGATCGTTTCGGCTTACGGCCATGTCAAAGATAATTCCGACTCGGGACAGTTCCTGGCGATTCAGAAAGCTGGTGAGGCTGCCTTGTCCCGTCCTTGGATTACTCAGGAGATTTCTGCGAAGTATTCTCGTCGTATGGGCAAACTGGTCGAAGCGCTCCGCTTCTCCGGTTTCGATGCGAAGAAGCCATCGGGTAGTTTCTTCCTCTATGTGAAGGCACCGAAGTCTGCGAAGCCCGAGTCGGGTGGGGATGCCATCGAGTTTGCGACGGGTGAAGACTTTAGCCAGTGGCTGATCCGCAATGAGTTGGTCAGCACCGTGCCTTGGGATGACGTCGGGGCGTATGTCCGCTTCTCCGTGACTTTTGAAGCGCATGGTGAGGAAAATGAGAAACGGGTAATCGACGAGATTCGCAACCGTCTCGCGAAATACGAGTTCTCGTTCTAA
- a CDS encoding M14 family metallopeptidase has protein sequence MFAEVSGFSLPVLTRNLNAEKSLYVSSGVHGDEPAGPLAIAQALESGAFSDEFGWVIFPVLNPTGLVRGTRETADGVDLNRDYKAFQAAESVAHCRCLAGSGWKFQAALGLHEDWEAQGGYLYEHNPRAYANPCQGLLFSIERTVGLDASGEIDGWPTTSPGLIHPPSNPELRDLWPEQIYLLQHHTTMSYTLETPSEFPLEKRVNAHAEALRIFGDPLQWIEDRRRT, from the coding sequence ATGTTCGCAGAAGTTTCGGGATTTTCTCTCCCAGTCCTGACGCGGAATTTGAACGCTGAGAAATCTCTCTACGTGTCCTCTGGGGTGCATGGGGACGAGCCGGCGGGTCCATTGGCGATTGCTCAAGCTTTGGAGTCCGGGGCGTTCTCTGACGAATTTGGGTGGGTGATCTTTCCCGTCCTCAATCCTACAGGCCTGGTCCGCGGGACTCGTGAGACGGCCGACGGTGTCGACCTCAATCGGGATTACAAGGCTTTCCAAGCGGCTGAGTCTGTCGCGCATTGCCGTTGCCTCGCCGGCTCGGGTTGGAAGTTTCAGGCTGCGCTCGGACTGCACGAAGATTGGGAAGCCCAAGGAGGTTATCTTTACGAGCACAATCCCCGCGCCTATGCCAATCCTTGTCAGGGCTTGCTTTTCAGTATCGAGAGAACGGTCGGGCTCGACGCGAGTGGCGAAATTGATGGTTGGCCTACGACCTCTCCCGGGTTGATTCACCCTCCTAGCAATCCCGAGCTCCGGGATCTTTGGCCTGAGCAGATCTACTTGCTCCAACACCATACGACGATGAGCTACACGCTTGAGACTCCTAGCGAGTTTCCTTTGGAAAAGCGTGTGAACGCTCACGCCGAGGCGCTGAGAATCTTTGGGGATCCACTCCAGTGGATTGAGGATCGTCGACGAACCTGA
- a CDS encoding DMT family transporter, giving the protein MHPLLLLPLLSAFLYALSSLFLKRGFEEGVGFIRTLFLSNLAMGILILGLLPFQTEPVHWDRIHLPLIAAVFFFLGQTFTFVAIRVGDVSVVTPTMGTKVIFVAILASLFFGHDLSFAGWMAVVLAGFAVALLGIGRNAAAAGKGVLPAIGWALLSSMFFATCDNLVSAWSIDFGRPAFVMVLFVSVSIFSLGLIPFFNAPLRSVSRKAWPWVLWGAGILGLQALLLGVALTYEDPTVTNTLYSSRGLWAVVLVSTIGLWFGNREGELPRWILAARLGGSLLILVAIYLMLFVAGVE; this is encoded by the coding sequence ATGCATCCGCTTCTGTTATTGCCGCTTTTGTCGGCATTCCTGTACGCTCTTTCATCGCTGTTCCTAAAGCGCGGATTTGAAGAGGGTGTCGGATTTATTCGGACTCTGTTCCTCTCAAATCTTGCGATGGGCATTCTGATTCTCGGTCTGCTGCCGTTTCAAACCGAGCCAGTCCATTGGGACCGTATCCATCTCCCATTGATCGCGGCGGTATTCTTTTTTCTCGGGCAGACCTTCACCTTTGTGGCGATTCGAGTCGGTGATGTATCGGTGGTCACCCCGACGATGGGGACAAAAGTGATCTTTGTCGCGATTCTCGCGAGCTTGTTCTTCGGGCACGATTTGTCGTTTGCCGGATGGATGGCTGTGGTTCTGGCAGGCTTCGCGGTGGCTCTACTCGGGATTGGACGTAATGCCGCTGCCGCGGGGAAAGGAGTTTTGCCAGCGATCGGCTGGGCGCTCCTATCATCTATGTTTTTCGCGACCTGCGACAATCTAGTGTCGGCATGGTCCATCGATTTTGGAAGGCCGGCGTTTGTCATGGTGCTCTTTGTTTCGGTGAGCATTTTCTCCTTGGGGCTTATTCCATTTTTCAACGCTCCGCTTCGTTCCGTTTCGCGGAAAGCTTGGCCATGGGTCCTCTGGGGAGCCGGGATTCTTGGGTTGCAAGCGTTGCTTCTCGGGGTGGCATTGACCTACGAAGATCCCACGGTCACCAATACGCTCTACTCTAGTCGTGGCCTCTGGGCGGTGGTTCTTGTTTCGACGATCGGGCTCTGGTTTGGCAATCGAGAGGGCGAGCTGCCCCGATGGATTCTGGCGGCCCGCCTGGGGGGATCGCTCCTTATCCTTGTGGCAATTTACTTGATGCTGTTTGTGGCTGGAGTCGAATAG
- the panC gene encoding pantoate--beta-alanine ligase: protein MQVIRSINEMQSTSISNRSKGQLIGLVPTMGALHEGHASLIDTAKEKSDITIVSIFVNPTQFAPSEDFQQYPRELEHDLALCEKHGVDIVFAPSEEDIYPKSYSTFVEENVVSKGLCGISRPNHFRGVTTICAKLFNIVRPDVAVFGQKDAQQCAVIRKMIDDLQMPIELAISPTIREEDGLAKSSRNQYLTPEQRKDAGLIFKALSEGKSLADNGVQSVDRIIAEVTHTLGTSRRLRIIYASIVDKMMMQPVKEVKSGECLIAVACWLDQVRLIDNIEL from the coding sequence ATGCAGGTCATCCGGTCCATTAACGAAATGCAATCGACTTCGATTTCCAATCGAAGCAAAGGCCAATTGATCGGTCTCGTTCCCACGATGGGAGCTCTTCACGAAGGCCATGCCAGCCTGATTGACACGGCAAAAGAAAAATCCGACATCACCATCGTTTCGATTTTTGTCAACCCGACCCAATTTGCGCCCAGTGAAGATTTCCAGCAGTATCCTCGCGAGTTGGAGCACGATCTGGCCCTCTGCGAAAAACATGGTGTCGACATCGTCTTCGCTCCCTCGGAGGAGGACATCTATCCGAAAAGCTACTCCACTTTCGTCGAAGAAAATGTAGTCAGCAAAGGTCTCTGCGGCATCTCCCGGCCAAATCATTTCCGCGGGGTCACCACGATCTGCGCCAAGCTTTTCAACATCGTCCGCCCGGATGTCGCTGTTTTCGGCCAAAAAGATGCCCAGCAGTGCGCCGTCATCCGGAAAATGATCGACGATCTCCAGATGCCGATCGAGTTGGCCATCTCACCGACGATCCGCGAAGAGGACGGTCTCGCCAAGAGCTCCCGCAATCAGTACCTCACGCCCGAGCAACGCAAGGATGCCGGATTGATTTTCAAAGCCCTGAGTGAAGGAAAGTCCCTCGCGGACAACGGAGTTCAAAGCGTGGATCGGATCATTGCCGAAGTCACCCACACCTTGGGAACGAGCCGACGACTCCGCATCATTTATGCCTCCATCGTCGATAAGATGATGATGCAGCCCGTCAAAGAGGTAAAGTCCGGGGAGTGTCTGATCGCTGTCGCCTGTTGGCTCGACCAAGTCCGACTCATCGACAATATTGAACTGTGA
- a CDS encoding transposase: protein MKPIRLKSEKQTSYYHLMSRTVNGEALFGSREREILRKMIWQVAEFSGIRVITYAVMKNHFHLLVEAPPKSTEISDKELVRRFRVLYPEPTPWQPMRAEVLEWHLQNQTPESEALRLSLTHRMHDISLLMKTLKQRFTRWFNQSRDRFGPLWSERFKSVLVEGNHWALRTVAAYIDLNAVRSGLVEDPKDYRFCGYAEALGGSKLARRGLALVDPDLAGYRQTLYGAGAGPKDGKISFNREEALRVLNETRGELPLATILRCRIRYFSDGVVLGSKEFVEAQIRARGKERKHPAVPKAMRGAQWRGLSVAQGLHKNLFQ, encoded by the coding sequence ATGAAGCCGATACGCCTAAAATCGGAAAAACAAACTTCCTACTACCACTTGATGAGTCGTACGGTAAATGGGGAGGCCTTGTTTGGGTCGAGAGAAAGGGAAATCCTTCGAAAGATGATTTGGCAAGTGGCTGAATTTTCGGGGATCCGGGTGATTACTTATGCGGTGATGAAAAATCATTTTCATCTCTTGGTGGAGGCGCCCCCTAAATCTACTGAAATTTCGGATAAGGAGTTGGTTCGGCGGTTTCGCGTGCTCTACCCTGAGCCGACTCCCTGGCAGCCGATGCGGGCAGAGGTATTGGAGTGGCATTTACAGAATCAGACTCCAGAAAGTGAGGCTTTGCGGCTTTCGCTCACCCATCGGATGCACGATATCTCCCTGCTTATGAAGACGTTAAAACAGCGATTCACCCGATGGTTCAATCAATCGCGGGATCGTTTTGGCCCTCTTTGGTCGGAGCGTTTTAAGAGTGTATTGGTCGAGGGAAATCACTGGGCCTTGCGCACGGTTGCGGCCTATATCGACCTTAACGCAGTTCGATCGGGATTGGTCGAGGATCCGAAGGATTATCGTTTCTGTGGATATGCGGAGGCTCTGGGAGGGAGCAAACTGGCACGTAGAGGGTTGGCGCTTGTCGATCCGGATTTGGCGGGATATCGACAGACCCTCTATGGAGCCGGGGCGGGACCCAAAGATGGGAAGATCTCGTTCAACCGCGAGGAAGCTCTGCGAGTCTTGAATGAAACGCGTGGGGAACTGCCGCTCGCAACCATATTACGATGCAGAATTCGTTATTTCAGCGATGGCGTTGTTCTGGGATCCAAGGAATTCGTCGAGGCTCAGATTCGTGCCCGAGGGAAGGAGAGAAAGCATCCCGCCGTTCCGAAAGCCATGAGAGGCGCTCAGTGGCGAGGTCTTTCGGTTGCGCAAGGACTTCACAAAAATCTTTTCCAGTAG
- a CDS encoding trans-sulfuration enzyme family protein has product MSDRKQHLDTRAVHAGVYNDDTHGSITTPIYPSSTFSFPTPGEPPHFNYGRVDHPTREALQQNLASLEGGHRAWACVSGMAAIQAVLFLLKSGDHVVCGRDAYAGTLRLFLRVLRRFEIQFSLVEMENEEAVRAAVRPETKMIWIETPTNPMMRVVDIAVMTAFARERGLISVVDNTFLTPVFQRPFELGADIIIHSTTKYLNGHSDVMGGAVICRDETYADEIEYIIASVGLGQGPFDTWLVLRGVKTLGARMKAHQENAIKIAEFLSEREEIRSVNFPGLPDFPQKEVVERQQSGPGGMLSFELETEKVDPIRFVKAVRIFQLAVSLGGVESLIELPFSMSHSSMEEEEKYSAGLKPELVRLSPGIEATEDLIEDLDQALRAAAL; this is encoded by the coding sequence ATGAGTGACCGAAAACAGCATTTGGACACGCGGGCGGTGCACGCGGGGGTTTATAACGATGACACCCACGGCTCCATTACTACGCCGATCTATCCGTCTTCGACCTTTTCCTTCCCGACTCCCGGGGAGCCTCCCCATTTTAATTATGGTCGGGTGGATCATCCTACCCGCGAGGCTTTGCAGCAGAATTTGGCGAGTCTGGAAGGTGGGCATCGGGCTTGGGCTTGCGTGAGTGGGATGGCTGCGATTCAGGCTGTATTGTTTCTTCTAAAATCTGGGGACCACGTGGTTTGTGGGCGGGATGCTTATGCGGGGACGCTTCGATTATTCCTACGGGTTTTGCGCCGATTTGAGATTCAGTTTTCTCTGGTTGAAATGGAAAATGAGGAAGCGGTTCGGGCGGCCGTTCGTCCTGAGACGAAGATGATTTGGATCGAGACGCCGACAAATCCGATGATGCGGGTTGTGGACATCGCGGTCATGACGGCTTTTGCCCGCGAGCGGGGGTTGATCTCGGTGGTGGACAACACTTTTCTGACACCGGTTTTCCAGCGTCCCTTTGAATTGGGGGCGGATATCATTATTCATTCTACGACGAAATACCTGAACGGTCATAGCGATGTGATGGGGGGGGCTGTGATTTGTCGGGATGAGACCTACGCAGATGAGATCGAGTACATTATCGCGTCTGTGGGTTTGGGACAGGGGCCTTTCGATACTTGGCTGGTCCTGCGGGGGGTGAAGACCCTTGGGGCTCGGATGAAGGCTCACCAGGAGAATGCGATCAAAATTGCGGAGTTCCTTTCGGAGCGGGAAGAGATTCGTTCTGTCAATTTCCCCGGTTTGCCCGATTTCCCTCAAAAGGAGGTCGTGGAGCGACAGCAGTCTGGGCCGGGAGGGATGCTTTCTTTTGAGCTGGAAACCGAGAAGGTGGATCCGATTCGCTTTGTGAAAGCGGTACGGATTTTCCAATTGGCCGTTAGTCTTGGGGGAGTTGAGTCCTTGATCGAACTCCCCTTTTCGATGAGTCATTCGTCGATGGAGGAAGAGGAGAAATATTCGGCGGGGTTGAAGCCGGAGTTGGTTCGTCTTTCCCCAGGAATTGAGGCGACGGAGGATTTGATCGAGGATCTGGATCAGGCACTTCGTGCGGCGGCTTTGTGA